A section of the Oceaniferula marina genome encodes:
- a CDS encoding TIGR02206 family membrane protein yields MLAAFQLYGLDHLGTLFFLTGVTWLLIRLCRKSPPRPGAKLGISLLAFLCFASYPINQAAVASIGVSRDLGQLLPLHLCDITAFICGFALVTRRPLLCELAYFWGLAGTLQGVLTPDLSHEFPNPAYISFFLQHGAIVITAILLPLGLGWSPRKHAARNTYLWLLAYAAAIYPINLLLHTNFGFVIAKPSGASLLDVLGDWPWYILWTLLIASGIFYLLELPFKLRRHQGGHN; encoded by the coding sequence ATGCTTGCTGCTTTTCAGCTCTACGGTCTCGACCATCTGGGAACCTTGTTCTTCCTCACCGGAGTGACTTGGCTCTTGATCCGACTCTGCCGAAAATCCCCACCTCGCCCGGGAGCCAAGCTGGGCATCTCTTTGCTCGCCTTTCTCTGCTTCGCATCCTATCCCATCAATCAGGCAGCCGTCGCCTCCATCGGAGTCTCACGCGATCTCGGACAACTTCTCCCCCTTCACCTCTGTGACATCACCGCTTTCATCTGCGGCTTTGCACTGGTTACCCGCCGTCCACTACTCTGCGAACTCGCTTACTTCTGGGGTCTGGCCGGCACCCTCCAGGGAGTGCTCACCCCTGACCTTTCCCACGAGTTTCCCAACCCGGCCTACATCTCGTTTTTCCTCCAACACGGAGCCATCGTCATCACAGCCATTCTCCTGCCCCTGGGACTGGGATGGAGCCCCCGCAAACACGCTGCCCGCAACACCTACCTCTGGCTGCTCGCCTACGCTGCCGCCATTTATCCGATCAACCTGCTACTCCATACCAATTTCGGATTTGTCATTGCAAAACCCAGCGGAGCCAGCCTACTCGACGTCTTGGGAGACTGGCCATGGTATATCCTCTGGACCTTACTGATTGCCTCCGGAATTTTCTACCTACTCGAACTCCCCTTCAAACTCCGGCGCCATCAAGGAGGACACAATTAA
- a CDS encoding 4-hydroxy-3-methylbut-2-enyl diphosphate reductase, with product MSDSSSKPSTPKKRKRVNVRRPDVMTLVQNEVEQHYRSSIVEKILGQGGELTIGNTTIRLAKKFGFCYGVERAIDLAYATRKVFPDQRIFLIGEIIHNPEVNKQLRDMGIVSLPWKRMGEEYNDLNEEDVVIVPAFGAPTSFMDRLAEIGCHVIDTTCGDVMKVWRRVRDYAKKQVTSIIHGKADHEETRATASRALGSDNNGHYLIILTTKDADEVCDYIRGNGDRQAFLDKFADAYSPGFDPDIHLSQVGVANQTTMLQSETEDLQQRIRQAVIDRDGHQENYHVFDTICGATQERQNALFGMLDSKDKPPMDLLLVVGGYNSSNTTHLAEIGQENLPTFFIRNAKCMESLEHILHYDLEHKAEVKSDYPDFLLKDKPVIIGVTAGASCPNNLIESTIVRTLEMRGVKL from the coding sequence ATGAGCGATTCTTCGTCAAAACCATCCACGCCCAAAAAACGTAAACGCGTCAACGTCCGCCGCCCCGACGTCATGACCTTGGTGCAAAATGAAGTAGAACAACACTACCGCTCATCCATCGTCGAAAAAATCCTTGGCCAAGGCGGAGAACTCACCATCGGAAATACCACCATCCGACTCGCTAAAAAATTCGGGTTCTGCTACGGCGTCGAACGCGCCATCGACCTCGCCTATGCCACCCGCAAGGTCTTCCCTGATCAACGCATCTTTCTCATCGGAGAAATCATCCACAACCCGGAAGTCAACAAACAACTCCGCGACATGGGGATCGTCTCTCTTCCCTGGAAACGCATGGGTGAAGAATACAACGACCTCAATGAAGAAGATGTCGTCATCGTCCCCGCATTCGGAGCCCCAACATCCTTCATGGACCGACTGGCCGAAATCGGATGCCACGTCATCGACACAACCTGCGGGGACGTCATGAAAGTCTGGCGCCGCGTCCGCGACTACGCAAAAAAACAAGTCACCTCCATCATCCACGGCAAAGCAGACCACGAGGAAACCAGAGCAACAGCCTCACGCGCGCTCGGATCCGATAACAACGGCCATTACCTCATCATCCTCACCACCAAAGACGCAGACGAAGTCTGCGACTACATCCGGGGAAATGGCGACCGTCAGGCATTTCTCGACAAATTCGCCGACGCCTACTCGCCAGGATTCGACCCGGATATCCACTTAAGTCAGGTCGGGGTCGCCAACCAAACCACCATGCTGCAAAGCGAAACCGAAGACCTACAGCAACGCATTCGACAAGCCGTCATCGACCGCGACGGGCACCAAGAAAACTACCACGTTTTCGACACCATCTGCGGGGCTACTCAGGAACGTCAAAATGCCCTCTTCGGCATGCTCGATAGCAAGGACAAGCCCCCGATGGACCTCCTCCTCGTCGTCGGTGGATACAACAGCTCCAACACCACACACCTCGCAGAAATAGGGCAGGAAAACCTACCCACATTTTTCATCCGCAACGCCAAGTGCATGGAATCATTGGAGCACATCCTTCACTACGACCTAGAACACAAAGCCGAGGTCAAAAGCGATTACCCCGACTTCCTACTCAAAGACAAACCCGTTATTATCGGAGTCACCGCCGGAGCATCCTGCCCGAACAACCTGATCGAGTCCACCATCGTCAGGACACTCGAAATGCGAGGCGTCAAACTCTAG
- a CDS encoding MoaF-related domain-containing protein gives MKLKIRIPTVVIFAIFGAVAQPLSGEDTPKKKAVPNHVQQYLDSEHLMDGISFQYFYEDGSGLEIAFNEGKVRYEWVVGPRKGNKGEGIPYQSRSIGDDLYMVNWHEPKKPDFTSLIIDLKNKALYSTAILRYGTSAEMIHFKEASVKNVKRPSE, from the coding sequence ATGAAACTAAAAATCAGAATCCCTACCGTAGTCATTTTTGCGATATTCGGTGCAGTTGCCCAGCCGCTATCGGGTGAAGATACGCCTAAAAAGAAAGCCGTGCCGAACCATGTGCAGCAGTATCTCGACTCAGAACACCTAATGGATGGTATCAGTTTTCAATACTTCTACGAAGATGGGAGCGGTCTCGAAATCGCTTTCAACGAAGGCAAAGTGAGATACGAATGGGTCGTTGGTCCACGAAAAGGGAATAAGGGAGAAGGCATACCGTATCAATCAAGGAGCATCGGAGATGACTTGTATATGGTGAACTGGCATGAACCGAAAAAGCCCGATTTCACCAGCCTCATCATCGACCTAAAAAACAAAGCTCTGTATTCGACCGCAATCCTTCGTTATGGAACAAGTGCTGAGATGATCCACTTTAAAGAGGCCAGTGTAAAGAACGTCAAGCGTCCGTCGGAATAG